The following coding sequences are from one Plasmodium knowlesi strain H genome assembly, chromosome: 9 window:
- a CDS encoding beta-catenin-like protein 1, putative — translation MEYSDEDDIDVEEILKQAENIECVDENSIKKLATVLRKKKNKNERDRMEHPDNPEKWVMSEVDLDEILVNIKNLSVCSNLYSSMVESEIMEDIIDLLNHPNNDIVIEVIDIIKEITNPSNLYELNKKQNDMVVECLNKKKLCHFLINILDRINEEENEEYYNAISSILNILENIFELENDLQNDLLTNSKLLFFLLKRISREVRSDDSNSLNASEILVLLILRINQFAENVYKDFYYTISIFNSILKYISKYKDKDPPNINKKEILLNLFQALGNLLLLSENRNVFDSTNGFELMLKLLSERKFLCFPSLKIFAITLNEKDTCNRFVELNGLKYLFCLFMLRNIKKSKVHIFEFEENIITVISNLCLYCTGTSLGRVLNKFGEKKCEKLSRLLEIRQKYSDIILNDKKKKKQKLLLNENLQKMNIQIDDDCKKNLEYIELCDKGYLIYQLTDVILIALFFQNNSYISNNIFIHLYTRGVDIQSIYENILDFLDCLDDDELKKKLKTMLTFFLTSSKESNLFT, via the exons ATGGAATACAGCGACGAAGACGATATCGACGTGGAGGAAATTCTGAAGCAGGCCGAGAAC ATCGAATGCGTAGACGAAAAcagcataaaaaaattggctaccgttttgagaaaaaaaaaaaacaaaaatgagcgAGACAGAATGGAACACCCAGACAACCCCGAAAAGTGGGTGATGAGCGAAGTGGATCTAGACGAAATTTTAGTGAATATAAAAAACCTGAGTGTGTGCTCAAACCTCTACAGTAGCATGGTTGAGAGCGAAATTATGGAAGACATCATTGACTTGTTAAACCACCCGAACAACGACATCGTGATTGAGGTTATTGACATCATTAAGGAAATAACTAACCCATCCAATTTGTATGAATTGAACAAGAAACAAAACGACATGGTAGTGGAATGtttgaacaagaaaaaattgtgccaTTTTCTTATAAACATTTTGGATAGAataaacgaagaagaaaatgaggaatACTACAATGCCATATCCTCTATTCTgaacattttggaaaatattttcgagCTGGAAAAtgatttacaaaatgatTTACTAACAAATTCcaagttattattttttctcttaaaaagaataagtaGGGAGGTGAGAAGTGATGATTCAAATTCGTTAAATGCTAGTGAAATATTAGTCCTTCTAATTTTGAGGATTAACCAATTTGCAGAAAATGTGTACAAGGATTTTTATTACaccatttccattttcaacTCTATTTTGAAGTACATTTCAAAATACAAGGATAAGGATCCCCCAAATATTAACAAGAAAGAAATATTACTTAACCTTTTTCAAGCACTTGGGAATTTGCTTCTCCTAAGTGAAAACAGAAATGTATTCGATAGCACTAATGGTTTCGAATTAATGCTAAAGTTACTTAGTGAGAGGAAATTCCTTTgtttcccttcccttaaaatttttgccATCACACTTAACGAGAAGGATACATGTAACAGATTTGTGGAGTTAAACGGGCTCAAATATCTCTTCTGTTTATTTATGTTAAGGAATATTAAAAAGAGTAAAGTCCACATTTTTGAATTcgaggaaaatataattacCGTCATTTCGAACTTGTGCTTGTACTGTACGGGCACTTCCCTGGGCAGAGTCCTCAAcaaatttggagaaaaaaaatgtgaaaaattaaGTCGTCTGCTAGAAATTAGACAAAAATATAGCGACATTATTCTcaacgataaaaaaaaaaaaaagcaaaaattgttattaaatgaaaatttacaaaaaatgaacatacaAATTGATGATGAttgtaaaaagaatttaGAATATATCGAATTGTGTGATAAAGGGTATCTCATTTATCAGCTGACCGACGTCATTTTGATAGCTCTTTTCTTTCAGAACAACTCTTATATTTCaaacaacatttttattcaCCTATACACGCGTGGTGTTGATATACAGTCCATATATGAAAACATACTGG ATTTCTTGG